A window of the Candidatus Syntrophosphaera sp. genome harbors these coding sequences:
- the coaE gene encoding dephospho-CoA kinase (Dephospho-CoA kinase (CoaE) performs the final step in coenzyme A biosynthesis.), translating to MLTDPILIGITGNIGSGKSLFCNLLREHGYTVISADEIAQQQLNDPDSVRQITKRWGKEVLRGGKPDRKKIAGIVFNRKAELDFLNSIVHPKTLGALQSITDNSTEKYLFFEVPLLFEAGMQHCFDYIVLVHANRDKRLTRLLKSGRETPADIQARMNAQIDDLGKIPLCDLVIDNNGSTGALKKQCLDFIQRLGGIKHKSKLSFSS from the coding sequence ATGCTCACAGACCCAATTTTGATCGGTATCACAGGAAACATCGGCAGCGGGAAAAGCCTTTTCTGCAACTTGCTTAGAGAACATGGCTACACCGTCATCTCCGCTGATGAGATCGCCCAGCAGCAGCTAAACGACCCGGACAGCGTGAGGCAGATCACCAAGCGCTGGGGCAAAGAGGTCCTGCGGGGCGGCAAGCCGGACCGGAAAAAGATCGCCGGGATCGTTTTCAACCGCAAGGCGGAGCTAGATTTTCTGAACAGCATCGTTCATCCCAAAACCCTTGGCGCTTTGCAAAGCATAACCGACAACAGCACCGAGAAATATCTCTTCTTTGAGGTGCCCCTGCTGTTTGAAGCGGGGATGCAGCATTGCTTCGACTACATCGTACTGGTCCACGCGAACAGGGATAAACGGCTCACCAGGCTGCTGAAAAGCGGAAGGGAAACACCGGCCGATATCCAAGCCCGCATGAACGCCCAGATCGACGACCTGGGCAAGATCCCCCTCTGCGACCTGGTTATCGACAACAATGGCAGCACCGGAGCCCTGAAAAAGCAATGCCTGGATTTCATCCAGCGCCTGGGCGGCATCAAGCATAAGAGCAAGCTTTCATTTTCATCCTGA
- the cdaA gene encoding diadenylate cyclase CdaA, translated as MDLLIPKFQDLVDIILIAFLVYQSLTIVKRSGGYQILVGLLFVFVLYTVAVALDLKMVSAALGSIRSYWVLALIILFQPELRSLLARINLSRELSMSLRKKASNSIYMTLIDAISSMSFRKTGALIVIENRRKLNEYIHSGEMIDATMSLRLILTIFNPRSALHDGAIIIRGDRIMAAKVVLPLSKKPDYVKRFGTRHLAGIGITELSDAIAIIVSEQNSQISVAQNGLIQVNVAYEELLQIINDATT; from the coding sequence ATGGATCTTCTGATCCCCAAATTCCAGGATCTGGTCGATATCATCCTGATCGCCTTCCTGGTCTACCAATCCCTCACCATTGTCAAGCGGAGCGGGGGATACCAGATATTGGTCGGCTTGTTGTTCGTGTTTGTGCTCTACACCGTGGCGGTGGCCCTGGACCTGAAAATGGTGAGCGCCGCGCTGGGCTCGATCCGCAGCTATTGGGTGCTGGCACTGATCATCCTGTTCCAGCCGGAGCTGCGTTCTCTTCTGGCCAGGATCAACCTTTCCCGCGAACTGAGCATGAGCCTCAGAAAAAAGGCCAGCAATTCCATCTACATGACACTGATCGACGCCATTTCCTCAATGTCCTTCCGCAAGACCGGCGCGTTGATCGTGATCGAGAACAGACGCAAACTCAATGAATACATCCACAGCGGCGAAATGATCGACGCGACCATGTCCCTGCGCTTGATCCTCACCATCTTCAATCCGCGCTCCGCGCTTCACGACGGGGCGATCATCATCCGGGGCGACAGGATCATGGCGGCCAAGGTCGTTTTGCCCCTATCCAAAAAACCAGACTATGTCAAACGTTTCGGGACGCGCCATCTCGCCGGGATCGGGATCACCGAACTCTCGGATGCCATAGCGATCATAGTTTCCGAACAGAACAGCCAGATATCCGTGGCACAGAACGGATTGATCCAGGTAAACGTCGCCTACGAGGAATTGCTGCAGATCATCAACGACGCGACGACATAG
- the folP gene encoding dihydropteroate synthase, whose amino-acid sequence MGILNITEDSFSDGGSFLDPGPAFMQAEKMIADGADILDIGGESTRPGSRAVDEETEMQRVLPVLARISESHPDLTISVDTRKSGVAEKAIASGAAIINDISALRFDSRMSAVLVANPEVKLIITHMQGEPETMQEDPRYEDVLESIDDFFAERIAFAATRGISRKRIMLDPGIGFGKDLSHNLRILANLGKFRRFDLPLVVGASRKRFINAVNPSDTTERIGGSLAAAWISALQGVQIVRVHDVKAHRQFFDTLLAITGEKL is encoded by the coding sequence ATGGGGATCCTGAACATCACAGAGGATTCTTTTTCCGACGGGGGGAGTTTTCTGGATCCGGGCCCCGCTTTCATGCAAGCTGAGAAGATGATCGCCGACGGGGCCGACATCCTCGACATTGGCGGAGAATCCACCCGGCCGGGATCCCGCGCCGTGGATGAAGAGACCGAAATGCAGCGCGTATTGCCGGTTTTGGCCAGGATCAGTGAGTCCCATCCCGACCTGACGATATCCGTCGACACCCGCAAAAGCGGTGTGGCGGAAAAAGCCATTGCCAGCGGAGCGGCCATCATCAACGATATTTCTGCCTTGCGCTTTGATTCGCGCATGAGCGCCGTTCTGGTTGCGAACCCGGAAGTGAAGCTGATCATCACGCACATGCAGGGCGAGCCTGAAACCATGCAGGAGGATCCCCGGTATGAGGACGTGCTGGAGTCGATAGACGACTTTTTTGCTGAAAGGATCGCTTTCGCCGCCACCCGCGGTATATCCAGAAAGCGGATCATGCTCGACCCGGGGATAGGTTTTGGCAAGGATTTGAGCCATAATCTCCGGATCCTGGCCAATCTGGGCAAGTTCAGGCGCTTCGATCTGCCCCTGGTGGTGGGAGCTTCGCGCAAGAGGTTCATCAACGCGGTCAATCCTTCAGATACTACAGAACGGATTGGCGGCAGCCTCGCCGCGGCCTGGATCTCAGCGCTGCAGGGGGTCCAGATCGTCCGGGTGCACGACGTCAAGGCCCATCGCCAGTTCTTTGACACCTTGCTCGCGATAACGGGGGAAAAGCTCTGA